The genome window GACGCCAGAAGAAAAAGCATCCTACTACTCGCTATCTAGCGTTGAGCATATGCAAAGGGAAAGGGAAGAAAAAAGCGATCGCAGATTGAACCCTGAAAAGTGGCGAGTAGCTACGGAAAAAGAGTGGGAAAAAAGAAGATCTGGAGAAAGAGAAAGGGAATCTCTTTTTGTAGAAGAAACCAAAAGAGATGAACGCGGATGGATAAATACTCTTAGCCATCGTCCATTACCTTTAAATAATTACCCAACCAAAATAATTATCAATCGTCGCCAAGATTGGGAAAAAACGATTGATGTGTCTGTTTTTTACGGACGCGCGGAAGAAAAAGAAACCTTGAAGCAATGGTTGGTGGAAGAACGCTGTCGTTTGATCGCGTTGTTCGGGATGGGGGGAATCGGCAAAACTGCGTTATCCTTAAAAGTGGCGCAAGAGTTGACAGATCGATATGAATGCGTCATTTGGCGCAGTCTTTTGCCTACTCTGGCGGTTCCTCAATTACTCCTGAGTTGGATAAAATTCATCAATCCCCAGCACACTAGCGATCTACGAGAAGATCTGGATAGTTGTATTTCTTGTTTGGTCGAATATTTGCAAAAACACCGTTGTCTGTTAGTCATAGATGATATGGAAGTGATTTTGCGAAGTGGCGATCGCGCTGGCTACTATCGAGAAGGTTATGAGGATTACGGGGTGTTGTTCAAACGATTGGCGAAGGAAGTACACGATAGCACGATTCTGATTGCCAGTCGAGAACAACCGAAAGAATTAGCCTTTTTAAGCGGTAAAAAAGTGCGATCGCTACAATTACAAGGTTTATCAGAATCCGCCGCTTGGGAAATCTTCCAAGAAAAAGGTTGTTTTGAAGAACAAGAAGATGATTGTAAAAAAGTAATTCAACTTTATCAAGGTAATCCACTAGCGCTAAAAATCGTTTCTACTACAATTCAAGAACTGTTTGATGGTAATGTAGCCGCCTTCCTCGCTCAAGGTACTGTGGTTTTTGGCGATATTCGCGATTTGCTAGACGAACAATTTAGCCGTTTGTCGGACTTAGAAAAAGAAATCATGTATTGGTTAGCTGTGGAACGTCAGCCAGTTTCGCTAGCAGAATTACGGCAAAATCTTACTACCTT of Leptolyngbyaceae cyanobacterium contains these proteins:
- a CDS encoding NB-ARC domain-containing protein; translated protein: MTIEEALVIVDTVLKPGYLNQVQELVLRQSWEGRTYSEIAANYGYDSDYVKNVGFGLWQSLSEKLGEKVSKSNFRSIVRRLSSQVVHRVGNDAENRVELTSSPVVQLPKEEAGTPKWGDAGKEEDAAKSIVPGSLHAVSVLPSVNDVSGFPLSPPQSQMATFDHRELAESCQCDRTPPVSKNTVPESNHFDEINVFKDTTPEKILLENSEHLTSQREPENSSPGGLEIGNWEDSPGEQVQNPVPFGKNLSLVSSFSLVDRSFLNEDRFLLEKRTPEEKASYYSLSSVEHMQREREEKSDRRLNPEKWRVATEKEWEKRRSGERERESLFVEETKRDERGWINTLSHRPLPLNNYPTKIIINRRQDWEKTIDVSVFYGRAEEKETLKQWLVEERCRLIALFGMGGIGKTALSLKVAQELTDRYECVIWRSLLPTLAVPQLLLSWIKFINPQHTSDLREDLDSCISCLVEYLQKHRCLLVIDDMEVILRSGDRAGYYREGYEDYGVLFKRLAKEVHDSTILIASREQPKELAFLSGKKVRSLQLQGLSESAAWEIFQEKGCFEEQEDDCKKVIQLYQGNPLALKIVSTTIQELFDGNVAAFLAQGTVVFGDIRDLLDEQFSRLSDLEKEIMYWLAVERQPVSLAELRQNLTTLSVLSSELLEALESLKRRSLIDNISGSFTQKPAIAEYMNNRLIAQIYQKKTTQDALPYSSHVLINRLFQNPKFIKHSYNS